The Elaeis guineensis isolate ETL-2024a chromosome 13, EG11, whole genome shotgun sequence genome includes a region encoding these proteins:
- the LOC105056397 gene encoding bZIP transcription factor 16 isoform X3, translating to MLLEQVLCLLRGFSILMWHRVHKGAHICGVHRYLLLLLFAIIFIIYNLVLGGCCNDACLSLQRTGFSSKKKGQIISPYRTPPFVSMYPHGGIYPHPSIPPGSYQYSPYPMPSTNGIAEASVAGASGTETDGKLHGGKERSPLKKSSGSLGSLNMLTGKVNKTGKASSGSANGVFSQSGESGSEGSSEGSDANSQNGSRLKHGSEHGSGDEEAQKGRTGQTTSNEVTQTLSTPIVLNPTVPFVTIPPGGLVGPTTTLNIGMDYWGGSASVSAVRGKVPSAPSTAPFVPSRLAGSRDKVPPDPSIQDERELKRQKRKQSNRESARRSRLRKQAECEELANRVVTQKEENNSLKEELKRMRGECDKLTSENATLAEKLGKHLGDESRSDEQVDSVNGDG from the exons ATGCTTCTGGAACAAGTCCTATGCCTCCTCCGGGGTTTCTCCATTCTCATGTGGCATCGAGTCCACAAGGGTGCCCATATATGTGGAGTCCACAGGTATTTGCTATTGTTACTGTTTgccataatttttataatatataatttagtTTTAGGTGGATGCTGCAATGATGCATGTCTCAGCTTACAAAGGACAGGGTTTTCCTCCAAAAAGAAAGGACAG ATAATTTCTCCATATAGGACTCCACCATTTGTTTCTATGTATCCACATGGGGGTATTTATCCTCATCCATCCATTCCTCCG ggATCTTATCAATACAGCCCTTATCCAATGCCATCAACAAATGGGATTGCAGAAGCTTCT gttgCTGGAGCTAGCGGCACAGAAACAGATGGTAAGTTGCATGGAGGTAAGGAAAGGAGTCCTCTAAAGAAATCCAGTGGAAGCTTAGGAAGTCTAAATATGCTTACAGGCAAGGTTAATAAAACTGGTAAAGCATCCAGTGGATCTGCTAATGGTGTCTTTTCACAAAG TGGTGAGAGTGGAAGTGAAGGTTCGAGCGAAGGAAGTGATGCCAATTCTCAAAAT GGTTCCCGTCTAAAGCATGGTTCTGAACATGGTTCGGGTGATG AGGAAGCCCAGAAAGGCAGAACTGGTCAAACCACATCAAATGAAGTAACACAAACACTGTCTACGCCAATTGTATTGAACCCAACTGTGCCCTTTGTGACGATCCCACCAGGTGGCCTTGTTGGTCCAACCACCACCCTGAACATTGGGATGGACTACTGGGGAGGGTCTGCCTCTGTTTCTGCAGTCCGAGGCAAAGTGCCTAGTGCCCCATCTACAGCACCCTTTGTTCCATCTAGACTTGCAGGTTCACGAGACAAAGTTCCACCTGATCCTTCGATACAG GATGAAAGAGAACTGAAGAGACAAAAACGAAAACAATCTAACAGAGAATCTGCACGCCGCTCACGGTTACGTAAGCAG GCTGAATGTGAAGAACTGGCCAATCGTGTAGTGACTCAAAAAGAGGAAAATAATTCACTCAAAGAAGAATTGAAGCGAATGCGTGGGGAGTGTGATAAATTGACTTCAGAAAATGCCACTCTTGCT GAGAAACTTGGAAAACATTTGGGTGATGAATCAAGATCAGATGAACAAGTAGATTCTGTTAATGGAGATGGCTGA
- the LOC105056397 gene encoding bZIP transcription factor 1-D isoform X5 produces MGGSYQYSPYPMPSTNGIAEASVAGASGTETDGKVNKTGKASSGSANGVFSQSGESGSEGSSEGSDANSQNGSRLKHGSEHGSGDEEAQKGRTGQTTSNEVTQTLSTPIVLNPTVPFVTIPPGGLVGPTTTLNIGMDYWGGSASVSAVRGKVPSAPSTAPFVPSRLAGSRDKVPPDPSIQDERELKRQKRKQSNRESARRSRLRKQAECEELANRVVTQKEENNSLKEELKRMRGECDKLTSENATLAEKLGKHLGDESRSDEQVDSVNGDG; encoded by the exons ATGGGG ggATCTTATCAATACAGCCCTTATCCAATGCCATCAACAAATGGGATTGCAGAAGCTTCT gttgCTGGAGCTAGCGGCACAGAAACAGATG GCAAGGTTAATAAAACTGGTAAAGCATCCAGTGGATCTGCTAATGGTGTCTTTTCACAAAG TGGTGAGAGTGGAAGTGAAGGTTCGAGCGAAGGAAGTGATGCCAATTCTCAAAAT GGTTCCCGTCTAAAGCATGGTTCTGAACATGGTTCGGGTGATG AGGAAGCCCAGAAAGGCAGAACTGGTCAAACCACATCAAATGAAGTAACACAAACACTGTCTACGCCAATTGTATTGAACCCAACTGTGCCCTTTGTGACGATCCCACCAGGTGGCCTTGTTGGTCCAACCACCACCCTGAACATTGGGATGGACTACTGGGGAGGGTCTGCCTCTGTTTCTGCAGTCCGAGGCAAAGTGCCTAGTGCCCCATCTACAGCACCCTTTGTTCCATCTAGACTTGCAGGTTCACGAGACAAAGTTCCACCTGATCCTTCGATACAG GATGAAAGAGAACTGAAGAGACAAAAACGAAAACAATCTAACAGAGAATCTGCACGCCGCTCACGGTTACGTAAGCAG GCTGAATGTGAAGAACTGGCCAATCGTGTAGTGACTCAAAAAGAGGAAAATAATTCACTCAAAGAAGAATTGAAGCGAATGCGTGGGGAGTGTGATAAATTGACTTCAGAAAATGCCACTCTTGCT GAGAAACTTGGAAAACATTTGGGTGATGAATCAAGATCAGATGAACAAGTAGATTCTGTTAATGGAGATGGCTGA
- the LOC105056397 gene encoding bZIP transcription factor 1-B isoform X2 produces the protein MGSGEVNTPTKTQKPTFTQEQPPSSPAMVYPDWASFQFLLTYRHIIMLLEQVLCLLRGFSILMWHRVHKGAHICGVHRYLLLLLFAIIFIIYNLVLGGCCNDACLSLQRTGFSSKKKGQIISPYRTPPFVSMYPHGGIYPHPSIPPGSYQYSPYPMPSTNGIAEASVAGASGTETDGKVNKTGKASSGSANGVFSQSGESGSEGSSEGSDANSQNGSRLKHGSEHGSGDEEAQKGRTGQTTSNEVTQTLSTPIVLNPTVPFVTIPPGGLVGPTTTLNIGMDYWGGSASVSAVRGKVPSAPSTAPFVPSRLAGSRDKVPPDPSIQDERELKRQKRKQSNRESARRSRLRKQAECEELANRVVTQKEENNSLKEELKRMRGECDKLTSENATLAEKLGKHLGDESRSDEQVDSVNGDG, from the exons ATGGGCAGTGGGGAGGTGAATACTCCAACCAAAACTCAGAAGCCAACTTTTACACAG GAACAACCACCTAGCAGTCCTGCTATGGTTTATCCTGATTGGGCTTCATTTCAG TTTCTGCTCACTTATAGGCATATTATAATGCTTCTGGAACAAGTCCTATGCCTCCTCCGGGGTTTCTCCATTCTCATGTGGCATCGAGTCCACAAGGGTGCCCATATATGTGGAGTCCACAGGTATTTGCTATTGTTACTGTTTgccataatttttataatatataatttagtTTTAGGTGGATGCTGCAATGATGCATGTCTCAGCTTACAAAGGACAGGGTTTTCCTCCAAAAAGAAAGGACAG ATAATTTCTCCATATAGGACTCCACCATTTGTTTCTATGTATCCACATGGGGGTATTTATCCTCATCCATCCATTCCTCCG ggATCTTATCAATACAGCCCTTATCCAATGCCATCAACAAATGGGATTGCAGAAGCTTCT gttgCTGGAGCTAGCGGCACAGAAACAGATG GCAAGGTTAATAAAACTGGTAAAGCATCCAGTGGATCTGCTAATGGTGTCTTTTCACAAAG TGGTGAGAGTGGAAGTGAAGGTTCGAGCGAAGGAAGTGATGCCAATTCTCAAAAT GGTTCCCGTCTAAAGCATGGTTCTGAACATGGTTCGGGTGATG AGGAAGCCCAGAAAGGCAGAACTGGTCAAACCACATCAAATGAAGTAACACAAACACTGTCTACGCCAATTGTATTGAACCCAACTGTGCCCTTTGTGACGATCCCACCAGGTGGCCTTGTTGGTCCAACCACCACCCTGAACATTGGGATGGACTACTGGGGAGGGTCTGCCTCTGTTTCTGCAGTCCGAGGCAAAGTGCCTAGTGCCCCATCTACAGCACCCTTTGTTCCATCTAGACTTGCAGGTTCACGAGACAAAGTTCCACCTGATCCTTCGATACAG GATGAAAGAGAACTGAAGAGACAAAAACGAAAACAATCTAACAGAGAATCTGCACGCCGCTCACGGTTACGTAAGCAG GCTGAATGTGAAGAACTGGCCAATCGTGTAGTGACTCAAAAAGAGGAAAATAATTCACTCAAAGAAGAATTGAAGCGAATGCGTGGGGAGTGTGATAAATTGACTTCAGAAAATGCCACTCTTGCT GAGAAACTTGGAAAACATTTGGGTGATGAATCAAGATCAGATGAACAAGTAGATTCTGTTAATGGAGATGGCTGA
- the LOC105056397 gene encoding bZIP transcription factor 68 isoform X1, whose product MGSGEVNTPTKTQKPTFTQEQPPSSPAMVYPDWASFQFLLTYRHIIMLLEQVLCLLRGFSILMWHRVHKGAHICGVHRYLLLLLFAIIFIIYNLVLGGCCNDACLSLQRTGFSSKKKGQIISPYRTPPFVSMYPHGGIYPHPSIPPGSYQYSPYPMPSTNGIAEASVAGASGTETDGKLHGGKERSPLKKSSGSLGSLNMLTGKVNKTGKASSGSANGVFSQSGESGSEGSSEGSDANSQNGSRLKHGSEHGSGDEEAQKGRTGQTTSNEVTQTLSTPIVLNPTVPFVTIPPGGLVGPTTTLNIGMDYWGGSASVSAVRGKVPSAPSTAPFVPSRLAGSRDKVPPDPSIQDERELKRQKRKQSNRESARRSRLRKQAECEELANRVVTQKEENNSLKEELKRMRGECDKLTSENATLAEKLGKHLGDESRSDEQVDSVNGDG is encoded by the exons ATGGGCAGTGGGGAGGTGAATACTCCAACCAAAACTCAGAAGCCAACTTTTACACAG GAACAACCACCTAGCAGTCCTGCTATGGTTTATCCTGATTGGGCTTCATTTCAG TTTCTGCTCACTTATAGGCATATTATAATGCTTCTGGAACAAGTCCTATGCCTCCTCCGGGGTTTCTCCATTCTCATGTGGCATCGAGTCCACAAGGGTGCCCATATATGTGGAGTCCACAGGTATTTGCTATTGTTACTGTTTgccataatttttataatatataatttagtTTTAGGTGGATGCTGCAATGATGCATGTCTCAGCTTACAAAGGACAGGGTTTTCCTCCAAAAAGAAAGGACAG ATAATTTCTCCATATAGGACTCCACCATTTGTTTCTATGTATCCACATGGGGGTATTTATCCTCATCCATCCATTCCTCCG ggATCTTATCAATACAGCCCTTATCCAATGCCATCAACAAATGGGATTGCAGAAGCTTCT gttgCTGGAGCTAGCGGCACAGAAACAGATGGTAAGTTGCATGGAGGTAAGGAAAGGAGTCCTCTAAAGAAATCCAGTGGAAGCTTAGGAAGTCTAAATATGCTTACAGGCAAGGTTAATAAAACTGGTAAAGCATCCAGTGGATCTGCTAATGGTGTCTTTTCACAAAG TGGTGAGAGTGGAAGTGAAGGTTCGAGCGAAGGAAGTGATGCCAATTCTCAAAAT GGTTCCCGTCTAAAGCATGGTTCTGAACATGGTTCGGGTGATG AGGAAGCCCAGAAAGGCAGAACTGGTCAAACCACATCAAATGAAGTAACACAAACACTGTCTACGCCAATTGTATTGAACCCAACTGTGCCCTTTGTGACGATCCCACCAGGTGGCCTTGTTGGTCCAACCACCACCCTGAACATTGGGATGGACTACTGGGGAGGGTCTGCCTCTGTTTCTGCAGTCCGAGGCAAAGTGCCTAGTGCCCCATCTACAGCACCCTTTGTTCCATCTAGACTTGCAGGTTCACGAGACAAAGTTCCACCTGATCCTTCGATACAG GATGAAAGAGAACTGAAGAGACAAAAACGAAAACAATCTAACAGAGAATCTGCACGCCGCTCACGGTTACGTAAGCAG GCTGAATGTGAAGAACTGGCCAATCGTGTAGTGACTCAAAAAGAGGAAAATAATTCACTCAAAGAAGAATTGAAGCGAATGCGTGGGGAGTGTGATAAATTGACTTCAGAAAATGCCACTCTTGCT GAGAAACTTGGAAAACATTTGGGTGATGAATCAAGATCAGATGAACAAGTAGATTCTGTTAATGGAGATGGCTGA
- the LOC105056397 gene encoding bZIP transcription factor 16 isoform X4, which yields MGSGEVNTPTKTQKPTFTQEQPPSSPAMVYPDWASFQAYYNASGTSPMPPPGFLHSHVASSPQGCPYMWSPQIISPYRTPPFVSMYPHGGIYPHPSIPPGSYQYSPYPMPSTNGIAEASVAGASGTETDGKLHGGKERSPLKKSSGSLGSLNMLTGKVNKTGKASSGSANGVFSQSGESGSEGSSEGSDANSQNGSRLKHGSEHGSGDEEAQKGRTGQTTSNEVTQTLSTPIVLNPTVPFVTIPPGGLVGPTTTLNIGMDYWGGSASVSAVRGKVPSAPSTAPFVPSRLAGSRDKVPPDPSIQDERELKRQKRKQSNRESARRSRLRKQAECEELANRVVTQKEENNSLKEELKRMRGECDKLTSENATLAEKLGKHLGDESRSDEQVDSVNGDG from the exons ATGGGCAGTGGGGAGGTGAATACTCCAACCAAAACTCAGAAGCCAACTTTTACACAG GAACAACCACCTAGCAGTCCTGCTATGGTTTATCCTGATTGGGCTTCATTTCAG GCATATTATAATGCTTCTGGAACAAGTCCTATGCCTCCTCCGGGGTTTCTCCATTCTCATGTGGCATCGAGTCCACAAGGGTGCCCATATATGTGGAGTCCACAG ATAATTTCTCCATATAGGACTCCACCATTTGTTTCTATGTATCCACATGGGGGTATTTATCCTCATCCATCCATTCCTCCG ggATCTTATCAATACAGCCCTTATCCAATGCCATCAACAAATGGGATTGCAGAAGCTTCT gttgCTGGAGCTAGCGGCACAGAAACAGATGGTAAGTTGCATGGAGGTAAGGAAAGGAGTCCTCTAAAGAAATCCAGTGGAAGCTTAGGAAGTCTAAATATGCTTACAGGCAAGGTTAATAAAACTGGTAAAGCATCCAGTGGATCTGCTAATGGTGTCTTTTCACAAAG TGGTGAGAGTGGAAGTGAAGGTTCGAGCGAAGGAAGTGATGCCAATTCTCAAAAT GGTTCCCGTCTAAAGCATGGTTCTGAACATGGTTCGGGTGATG AGGAAGCCCAGAAAGGCAGAACTGGTCAAACCACATCAAATGAAGTAACACAAACACTGTCTACGCCAATTGTATTGAACCCAACTGTGCCCTTTGTGACGATCCCACCAGGTGGCCTTGTTGGTCCAACCACCACCCTGAACATTGGGATGGACTACTGGGGAGGGTCTGCCTCTGTTTCTGCAGTCCGAGGCAAAGTGCCTAGTGCCCCATCTACAGCACCCTTTGTTCCATCTAGACTTGCAGGTTCACGAGACAAAGTTCCACCTGATCCTTCGATACAG GATGAAAGAGAACTGAAGAGACAAAAACGAAAACAATCTAACAGAGAATCTGCACGCCGCTCACGGTTACGTAAGCAG GCTGAATGTGAAGAACTGGCCAATCGTGTAGTGACTCAAAAAGAGGAAAATAATTCACTCAAAGAAGAATTGAAGCGAATGCGTGGGGAGTGTGATAAATTGACTTCAGAAAATGCCACTCTTGCT GAGAAACTTGGAAAACATTTGGGTGATGAATCAAGATCAGATGAACAAGTAGATTCTGTTAATGGAGATGGCTGA